AAGCGCCGTCTAGAAATTCCGGAACTTCCCCTTGACCTTGGAGTCGACTCCAAGGTGTACGCTGCCCAGCATGGGACTGAAGGTTTCGGAAATTGCGAAGCGGGCGGGGGTCTCGCCGGACTCAATCCGCTACTACGAGGGGCTGGGCCTCCTAGCGACGGCCGGCCGGACCCCATCCGGCTACCGGCAGTTCGATGAGGACGCGG
This genomic interval from Actinomycetota bacterium contains the following:
- a CDS encoding MerR family transcriptional regulator; protein product: MGLKVSEIAKRAGVSPDSIRYYEGLGLLATAGRTPSGYRQFDEDAVKRIHFIKDAQSLGLRLDEIGELLKIQDDGACPCG